TATTTGTTGGGGATACAAGTTGAACGGCCGTCAGAGTGAATAAATGTCGTGCACGATTCATTTCTTGCGTCACATCAGCTATGTGCACCGGCCCTCGCTGCCATAACAGCCTCTGTGTGAAACCTGTGCTGCTCGGTTACCTGCTGGTTTCAGCAGGGTCATGTGGTCATCAGCCCGTTTGGCTTTCCATGGCGCATACAGGAGTATGCCCTCTCATCACAGGCAGTTCTGTTCATCCTGGGCacgcagacctgggtcaaacacgtatttgatttggattcaaatacttttctgtgctctgttgatcttgcctggtgtaattgagcccgccaatatgaccagaaggtagAGTtggcactttttgagagtatttggttggttggttccaatacaccagacaagatcagtaaagcaaagtatttgaatccaaaacaaatgcgcatttgacccaggtctgaggGCATGAGGTGGCACCATTGCTCTATAGTAATGAAACTGAATTCAGGTTATTTAGGTGTTCTAGAGACTTGAGACTTGCCTGTTTCAGACCTGAAGAGCACTAATTAAGAGATTCGTGCAAATTCTAagttccttctttcttttttggggtgggggagggggggtattttGTGCTCAAAATTTCACAGTTCCtacaaagcaataaaaatgtctgACTTCCTTGGCGGGCTGTCAATCATATGTGTGTCAGTTTCATTATAGGTGCTGGTGAGCACTGAAACGGGTATCCGTGAAACTGCACCCCTCATCAATCCCACCTCTTCCATGCTGGCAACGCTGTCAGTTTTGATTGCGTTTATTTGAAACGCAAGAAGAGACAAGGTGATCAGTGatataattatgtaaaaattTATTGCAGATGACAGCAATTACAGCCCATTTGTTTCCCATAACGCAGATGCATGCAAAGAAAAATACTACTTTAAACATGTGCACCAGGACGATAGCACGGGGACCGGAGCGCTAGCAGCAGGGTGCTCAGGCTACACAGATCTAGACAGGGGAGATTAGCAGAGCTGCTAATCCCAGAACCACACTGGCCGATGAGAgccaacagcagcagcatgcagccaatcagagacagagggaaagcgCGCTCAGAGTCTGCTGCTCGTTCGGGGAGCAGCGTTCTGATTGCATAACCCAGTTTAGCGTTCAGTTGGGTTGTGGACAGGTTACCGATCGAGCCCGCACCTCCTCCAGGGACTACCCTTTCCCCCTTCGAGGAACCCAGCGCACTTTGACCCCTGATCCCTGCACTTGTTTTTGCGCCGTAAGCTAAGTTGCTAAACGCCAGTTAAGCAGCGGAAAGAACAGAAAAGGTGCTCCCAAGAGCCCAAGAGGAAAGCAAGCTTGTCCTTGTTTttagcctttttctttttttagcatgGTTGGTGCTTGAATCGTACTTTACGAATGTAGGTCTTACAAAACGCGCCTCTACTTCAGGGGCAAAGGCCACTTGGCCTTCCTCCTTGATGTCTTGGTGAATTAATGATTGTAAGACTTGCAGCATGAAGAAATAAAGTCAATTAATTTACTGTACCACCAATCCCCTACAGACTGGTCTGTCCACAGATGTTTCTTGAACTCAAGTATACTTAATGATTGTAAGACACCTTTGGAATCAAGGGAAACAATGAATTAACATGCTTCATCCCCAGTGCCTGACTCACTGTTCCGtccagtgaaaaaaaagagtccaaacaaaaatattgtgttCTCAGGCACGGCAGATTTACTTAAGACCGTTATCAACCCTGCCGAAAAAACACAGCCAGTCGTTTTTAATCTCCCAAATTGCCCAGGTGGCAGCGTGCCACCTGTGGGCAGACATAACGCAGGACATGAGGGAGAATGCAGAGTGAGCTGTGCTCGCTTGGATCCTTACAGTGGGGTAAGGCTGAAGACCTCCACAAGAAGGACAAGCCAAGGCAGAGGCACGCCAATCAAACCTCTGGCCAATCTGCCACACTAATCAATGAACTATCAGGTAGAATAGAACACCAGCAGCACTAATGGGCTCCAGGTCCATCAGGGCATCCCTGGTTTAAGTACTGAGGGTTGGTCTGAGGAATGCATACGACGACATGTTAAATAAGGAATGTCTCCATAAATTTAGCAACATAGGATGCTTTGACTGCAGGAGTCTGGACTCCAGGCCTGAGGCCGATGGATTACACACCCTGTGGGGAAGTGCTACTGTGCGCAGGGGCAAGGGTACTTCAGCTGAACTCAGATAAAGTATTGATAAAGTAATTAATGTGTAATGTGCATGTCACCCTCAACCAGTTCCTTAATTCATTCTAACTTGCTAAACTGGAATGTGTTCAAATTAGTTTTCATAGCATAACCACAAAtcatatacaaaatatacatatactaTAGTTAGCCTAGATTTAAGACTCTACTCAATGTGAGCAAACAGCTTTGCCCAAACAGGCCTGCGGGGTTCTTAAGCCTGGGTGTGATCCCTGCGCAGTGTTAATGTGGGACTCTGGGTGACTGTGTAACGATGGAGAGCAGCCTGCTCAACACAAagacctctccctccctgcgctcctcccactgctcctccctctgctccctaCTGTGCTGCCCCTGTactcctctctgtgctcctccctctctgtgctcctccctctgctccctttctgtgctcctctctgtgctcccTCTCTGTactcctctctgtgctcctccctctctgtgctcctccctctgctccctactgtgctgtccctgtactcctctgtgctcctccctgtactcctctctgtgctcctccctgtgcttctctgtgctcctctctctgctccctctctgtgctcctctctgtgctcctccctctctgtgctccttTCTGTGCTCCTCCCTGTGCTTCTTTCTGTGCTCCTCCCACTGCTCCCTACTGTGCTGTCCCTGTactcctctctgtgctcctccctctctgtgctcctccctgtgcttctctctgtgctcctccctctctgtgctcctccgtgctcctctgtgctcctctctgtgctcctctctctgctcctccctgtgCTCCCTCTCAGTGCTCCTCCCACTGCTCCCTATTGTGCTGTCCCTGTactcctctctgtgctcctccctctctgtgctcctctctgtgctcctccctGTGCTCCTccctgtgcttctctctgtgctcctccctctgctcctccctgtgCTCCCTCTCAGTGCTCCttcctgtgcttctctctgtgctcctccctctgctcctccctgtgCTCCCTCTCAGTGCTCCTCTCTGTGCTACTCCCTGTGCTCCCTCTCAgtgctcctctctgtgctcatctctgctcctccctgtgCCTGTACTCCTCCTTGTGCTCCTCCCTCCACCGCTTACACATGCCACCACTTTCATATGACAGCTCTTACATACGACACCATTTACACACAACAGCTCTTACATACGCCAGTGCTTACATACGGCAGCGCTAACATACGACAGCGCTAACATATGACACCTCTTACATACAACAGTGCTAACATACGACAGCGCTAACATACGACACCACTTACAACAGTGCTGACATACGACAGGGCTTACACATGCCACACTTTCacagttcatttgaaatgttggCCGTGAGACACTCAGAGTTTACTTGCATTACAAATGAGCATTTGGTCATTTATTCAGCAGACTACAATGACAAGGAATGCAGAGTGGTCCATTTCAGTGACCTCTGTAATAAGACATTAGACGCATTCAGTGCAAATAAGGGGTGAATTAAGTTTGATTTGTTCCACTCTTTCAAGGAATGTAAGGAAAGCTGCCTTCTACTGACTATATAACCCACAGGAAATGAGATTTGAAATCAAGCTGAGCAACAATACGAGCAGCTGTTATGTTGTCATTAATTAGCTATCAAAGGTATAAACAACAGCCTTTAAGCTACATCTGCTATAAGGGCTGAACACACAGCTCAGGACAGCCTGGTCTGGAAACACAGCTCAGGACAGATGGACACACAGCTCAGGACAGATGGACACACAGCTCAGGACAGCCTGGTCTGGACACACAGCTCAGGACAGATGGACACACAGCTCAGGACAGATGGACACACAGCTCAGGACAGCCTGGTCTGGACACACAGCTCAGGACAGCCTGGTCTGGACACACAGCTCAGGACAGATGGACACACAGCTCAGGACAGCCTGGTATGGACACACAGCTCAGGACAGATGGACACACAGCTCAGGACAGCCTGGTCTGGACACACAGCTCAGGACAGATGGACACACAGCTCAGGACAGCCTGGTCTGGACACACAGCTCAGGACAGATGGACACACAGCTCAGGACAGCCTGGCCTGGACACACAGCTCAGGACAGCCTGGTCTGGACACACAGCTCAGGACAGCCTGGTCTGGACACACAGCTCAGGACAGATGGACACACAGCTCAGGACAGCCTGGCCTGGACACACAGCTCAGGACAGCCTGGTCTGGACACACAGCTCAGGACAGCCTGGTCTGGACACACAGCTCAGACTACCACCACGATACTGAAAGCAGGCTCTAGAAATGGCCCTTGTGGAAATGTACTGCAGTGTGCCAGTTCATGGTAAGCTGTGCACATCTGAAATGGAATGTCACTATCTTACTGCACTGAGGTCCTTCTATGACCTTTTAAAGCAGATTTAGATTAAGCATTTTGTTCCTGCCTGCAAAGTAAATACCAAGTACATTAAGCTTAAAAgacaatatatacatatgtacatgtatttaCAGAGATATACAACACCATCTGTGGCTCACATTCCTTCACCACACGTCTGTCACTGTACATGATTATACCCCACAGATGACTACAGCCATCAGGGACCTCTTTTTTGCCCCTCTTTCATCAGGAAATACTCATTTTCAGAACATAAAGGTCATGGAAATTTAGGGTCTGAAAACCAGTATTTTCAGATTGACCAGGAAATGTCTGGTCACCCCTGAGCCACAGTCTTTCCCTTCTTCTGCAGTGCTACCCATGGATCTCCTGCCCCTGCACAGACTTTCAAAGCGAAGACAGAAAGTACTGGAAACAGAATGAACGGCAGGTtatgcagggggcggggccaggagtgagggcaggggcggggccaggtgtGAGGGCGGGGCCTGGAGCGAGGGCAGAGGCGGGGCCAGGTGTGAGGCGGCTGGGAGGAGGCAGGGGCGGGCCAGGAGGAGGACAGGGCGGCCCGGGAGGGCAGAGGGGGCCAGTAACAAGGCGGGCCAGGACTCCATGCCCCTCAGGCGGACCAACTGATCTGCGACTGCAGCTGGCGACGCAGGGTGAGCGTGCGGCGGTGCAGCTGCTGCATCTGCTGCATGCGGTCGCGCTGGCGCGCCAGGTTCTGCGGCATGGGGTAGCGCTGGCAGCCGTACAGGAAGCGGTAGGGGATGCGCACGTGGCAGGCGGTGGCGCGGCACCGCGGCTGGGGCATGGGAGGCAGCAGTGTCCAGCGCTTCCTCTCGCCGCAGTAGCGGTACGCCTCCTTGCGGTACTGCTTGTCCACGTCGTCGCTGTTCTTCCAGCCGCCGATGACGAACACGTCGTCCCCCAGGTAGCAGACGGCGGCCCCCTCCACGCCGGTCACCTCTGGCGGCAGGCTCTCCAGGATCTCGTCGGAGACGCGGGCGCTGATCTTCTGCCGGGCCACCTCGTCGCGCACGGCGTAGCTCCGGGGGCAGCAGGACGCCGTGTGGAAGAAGTTGGTGGCGGCCACGGCCATCTGGAAGGCGCAGTAGTTGTCGATGAGCGGCAGCGAGTCCACGTCCTGCCACTGGCGGCTCTCGGTGTCGTAGCGCGTGGTGACCGTCTTCAGCCCGTCGTCGTTGTCGGTGTCCACCGGCGTGCGGGCCGTCACGTAGACGTAGCGGTCCTCCACGCTGACCGCCTTCACGTCCCGCAGGATCTTGGGCGCCGACTCCAGGTTGTGCCACTTGTCCTGCTCGGGCTCGTACACGCTCACGTCCTTGAAGCCCGGGCTGAAGTTGCCGTGGCCGCCGATGCTGTACAGGACGTCCTTGATGCAGGTGAGGCCGAAGGAGTGCTTGCGCGTGGTCAGGTTGCTCACCTGCTCCCAGGTGTTGCGGTTGGGGCTGTAGCGCTCCACCGTCTTGGCGAAGCCGGGCTCCATGGAGCCCGCCACGTACACGTGTGACTCGGTGGCGGCGATGGCGTGGCCGTCCAGGTGGTTGTGGATGTGCGGCAGGTTGACCCAGCGGTCCTCCTGGACGAAGTAGCCCACGCACTCGCTCAGGTAGTCGCCGCCCTCCGAGACCCCGCCCACCACCATGATCACGTCCATGTTCTGGCCGAAGCGCGGTTGGAAGGAGGCCAGGTGTGAGGACCAGAACTCCAGGTCGGCCGACCTCATGTTCTCGAAGCGGATGGCGTGGCCCTCCACGGCCTCGGAGACCAGCAGGAGGCAGGCCTC
This genomic window from Anguilla rostrata isolate EN2019 chromosome 17, ASM1855537v3, whole genome shotgun sequence contains:
- the LOC135244031 gene encoding kelch-like protein 11, with protein sequence MLCLVCGLCLCMCVCVCMLSCTSLLRFRIASTARMAAAAPNPEDSNRTAGGTGTASALAADGDSEEAEEFTSSSHCSELSRRQNEQRKQGLFCDVTLAFSSGAATGSVQSCEFSAHRSVLAAATDYFTPLLGGQFSESLSGRVEMKEWSSELGPDPETVESVIQYMYTGEIRVSTCNVHEVLELADRFLLVQLKDFCGEFLKKKLNLTNCVAVHSLAHMYTLDQLALRAADMIRRNFHKVIQDEEFYTLPFHLVRDWLSDAEVTVESEEALFEAVVKWVQRNEEDRSRYFEELFRLLRLPQIKPTYLTRVVKTERLVAASEACLLLVSEAVEGHAIRFENMRSADLEFWSSHLASFQPRFGQNMDVIMVVGGVSEGGDYLSECVGYFVQEDRWVNLPHIHNHLDGHAIAATESHVYVAGSMEPGFAKTVERYSPNRNTWEQVSNLTTRKHSFGLTCIKDVLYSIGGHGNFSPGFKDVSVYEPEQDKWHNLESAPKILRDVKAVSVEDRYVYVTARTPVDTDNDDGLKTVTTRYDTESRQWQDVDSLPLIDNYCAFQMAVAATNFFHTASCCPRSYAVRDEVARQKISARVSDEILESLPPEVTGVEGAAVCYLGDDVFVIGGWKNSDDVDKQYRKEAYRYCGERKRWTLLPPMPQPRCRATACHVRIPYRFLYGCQRYPMPQNLARQRDRMQQMQQLHRRTLTLRRQLQSQISWSA